A genomic segment from Paenibacillus sp. FSL K6-1096 encodes:
- a CDS encoding serpin family protein, whose translation MSYSERQAAAAMLDSGLAESSNRLGVKLFGQLWKEGGGNLTVSPYSVAAALALAYNGSAGDTAEELGGLLGYAPEERPELNAGHLALLKLLQDGGPGVELKLANSVWGMKGLPLRKDYLKTGKEFYDAQIKTTDLAAAKSVKQINGWAADHTGDKITEMLAEPPGPQAVAVLVNALYFKGSWRDVFPDRATVPGNFHLPDGQKVQAMMMERGGFIPYAEGEHWQAVKLTYGEGQMEMVVFLPGEQSSLKELVGQLEQGSLSLDQDFDSSRGTLRLPRFTASYGTELSKALQALGVKLAFDQQRGDFSRMVDLDQPVYFDKVLHKTFISVNEQGTEAAASTVIDVRAGSAPPADQPFEMTVNRPFLFLIRDAQTGVVLFLGAIENPLGTE comes from the coding sequence ATGAGCTACTCGGAGAGACAAGCTGCTGCAGCAATGCTTGATTCGGGTCTGGCTGAGAGCAGTAACCGGCTGGGGGTGAAGCTGTTCGGCCAGTTATGGAAGGAGGGCGGCGGCAATCTGACCGTCTCCCCTTACAGTGTTGCCGCCGCTCTGGCCCTCGCTTATAACGGCAGTGCCGGTGATACAGCGGAGGAGCTGGGCGGCCTGTTGGGCTATGCGCCTGAAGAGCGGCCGGAGCTGAACGCCGGTCATCTGGCGCTCTTGAAGCTGCTGCAGGATGGAGGACCGGGAGTGGAGCTGAAGCTGGCGAATTCGGTCTGGGGCATGAAGGGGCTGCCGCTGCGTAAGGACTATCTGAAGACCGGCAAGGAATTCTATGATGCACAGATTAAGACCACGGATCTGGCCGCAGCGAAGTCCGTGAAGCAGATCAACGGGTGGGCCGCCGATCACACTGGAGACAAGATTACAGAAATGCTTGCGGAGCCGCCCGGACCGCAGGCGGTTGCCGTCCTGGTCAACGCACTTTATTTCAAGGGCAGCTGGCGGGACGTTTTTCCGGATCGCGCTACGGTACCGGGGAACTTCCACCTGCCGGATGGCCAGAAGGTTCAGGCGATGATGATGGAGCGCGGGGGATTCATTCCGTATGCGGAGGGGGAGCACTGGCAGGCGGTGAAGCTTACCTACGGGGAAGGTCAGATGGAGATGGTGGTGTTCCTTCCGGGCGAGCAATCCTCGCTCAAGGAACTTGTAGGTCAACTGGAGCAGGGGAGCCTGTCGCTGGATCAGGATTTCGACAGCAGCCGTGGAACGCTGCGGCTGCCGCGGTTCACGGCCAGCTACGGCACAGAACTATCCAAGGCCTTGCAGGCGCTGGGTGTGAAGCTTGCCTTCGACCAGCAGCGTGGTGATTTCTCCCGGATGGTCGATCTGGATCAGCCGGTGTACTTTGATAAGGTTCTCCACAAGACCTTCATTAGTGTGAATGAACAGGGAACGGAGGCGGCGGCTTCGACCGTAATTGATGTGCGGGCCGGATCGGCTCCTCCTGCGGATCAGCCTTTTGAGATGACGGTGAACCGGCCGTTTCTGTTCCTGATCCGGGATGCCCAGACCGGGGTAGTGCTGTTCCTGGGAGCGATTGAGAATCCGCTGGGCACAGAGTGA
- the fabV gene encoding enoyl-ACP reductase FabV translates to MIIQPKTRGFICTTAHPQGCAGQIQEQIDYVRAQKKLTGPANVLVIGASTGYGLASRIAAAFGAGANTIGVFFDKPAEGTRTASAGWYNSAAFEQAAAKQGLKSFSIVGDAFSNEIKTKTIELIKAELGTIDLLVYSVASPRRTHPVTGEAFSSVIKPVGEAYTNKTMNFHTGEVSTVTIEPATEDEVRQTIAVMGGEDWGMWIDQLQAAGVLADGATTVAYSYIGPKITHPIYRDGTIGQAKNDLERTAVALNDKLAATGGRAFVSVNKALVTQSSAAIPVVPLYISTLYRVMKEKELHENCIQQMYRLFSDHLYNGGEANTDGSHLIHIDDWEMREDVQIEVMRRWNELETDNVPELTDLAGYQDDFFQLFGFRTPGVDYEAETDPAVDIPNMV, encoded by the coding sequence ATGATTATTCAGCCAAAAACACGCGGCTTCATCTGTACAACAGCCCACCCGCAGGGATGCGCCGGACAAATACAGGAGCAGATTGACTATGTCCGCGCCCAAAAGAAGCTGACCGGCCCGGCCAATGTGCTGGTGATCGGCGCCTCCACAGGGTATGGACTCGCTTCGCGGATTGCCGCAGCCTTCGGTGCAGGCGCGAATACCATCGGCGTATTCTTTGACAAGCCCGCGGAAGGGACACGCACCGCTTCGGCAGGCTGGTATAATTCTGCTGCCTTTGAACAGGCCGCAGCCAAGCAGGGCCTGAAATCCTTCAGTATTGTCGGCGATGCCTTCTCCAATGAAATCAAGACCAAGACGATTGAGCTGATCAAAGCCGAATTGGGCACCATAGACCTGCTTGTCTACAGCGTCGCCTCCCCGCGCCGCACCCATCCCGTCACCGGAGAGGCCTTCTCGTCGGTCATTAAGCCGGTGGGTGAAGCCTACACGAACAAAACGATGAACTTCCACACCGGAGAAGTCTCTACGGTAACTATTGAACCGGCTACAGAGGATGAGGTTCGTCAGACCATCGCCGTTATGGGCGGGGAAGACTGGGGAATGTGGATCGACCAGCTTCAGGCAGCCGGGGTGCTTGCTGACGGAGCAACTACAGTGGCCTATTCCTATATCGGACCCAAGATCACCCACCCGATCTACCGGGACGGAACCATCGGCCAGGCCAAGAATGATCTGGAGCGCACTGCGGTTGCCTTGAATGACAAGCTTGCCGCCACCGGCGGCCGCGCCTTCGTATCGGTGAACAAGGCGCTGGTCACCCAGTCCAGTGCAGCAATTCCGGTTGTACCGCTGTATATCTCCACCCTGTACCGTGTAATGAAAGAGAAGGAGCTGCATGAGAACTGCATCCAGCAGATGTACCGTCTATTCAGCGACCATTTGTATAACGGCGGAGAAGCCAATACCGACGGCAGCCACCTGATCCACATCGATGACTGGGAAATGCGTGAGGATGTGCAGATTGAAGTCATGAGACGCTGGAACGAACTGGAGACGGATAACGTCCCTGAACTGACGGATCTTGCCGGCTATCAGGACGACTTCTTCCAGCTGTTCGGCTTCCGCACTCCAGGTGTAGACTATGAAGCCGAGACCGATCCTGCTGTAGACATTCCTAATATGGTGTAA
- a CDS encoding ABC transporter permease has product MNISYKRASAIFVKDYKEFSRNYALSIMLLFPILFALLFKRMGADVPGTAGFLFNSSFVLLTCFAQACLIAEEKERNTLRSLMMTPATTMDVLMGKSSLVFVMSAVVLAITTLLFGYEPANVGAFVAVIVLSIVLYTAAGTICGLYSKTLLDASLSIIPVAFIFMGAPWGAVLAKDYPVFRVLDYMPSSQMTHLLNLGPAGNSAAEVWQPLLIIAAWTAVLTIVSVVLYQKRLRDE; this is encoded by the coding sequence ATGAATATCTCCTATAAGCGGGCCAGCGCGATCTTTGTGAAGGATTACAAGGAGTTCTCACGCAATTATGCCTTGTCGATTATGCTGCTGTTTCCGATTCTGTTCGCTTTGCTGTTCAAGCGGATGGGGGCTGATGTGCCGGGAACCGCCGGATTTCTGTTCAACAGCTCGTTTGTTCTGCTGACCTGCTTCGCCCAAGCTTGTCTGATTGCGGAAGAGAAGGAGCGTAACACGCTGCGGTCCCTTATGATGACTCCGGCTACAACCATGGATGTGCTAATGGGTAAAAGCAGTCTGGTCTTCGTCATGTCTGCGGTGGTTCTCGCCATTACTACCTTATTATTTGGCTATGAGCCGGCGAATGTAGGGGCGTTCGTCGCTGTGATCGTTCTATCCATTGTTCTCTACACAGCGGCCGGAACCATTTGCGGTCTCTATTCCAAAACCTTGCTCGATGCGTCCTTATCCATCATCCCGGTAGCCTTCATCTTCATGGGTGCACCTTGGGGGGCGGTACTGGCGAAGGATTATCCGGTGTTCCGGGTGTTGGACTACATGCCAAGCAGCCAAATGACGCATTTGCTGAATCTCGGCCCTGCTGGTAATTCGGCGGCAGAGGTGTGGCAGCCTCTTCTGATCATTGCGGCCTGGACGGCCGTGTTAACTATTGTGTCTGTGGTACTGTACCAGAAGCGGCTCCGGGACGAATAG
- a CDS encoding ABC transporter ATP-binding protein, translated as MEVIQVEQVRKTFGAKDALTEVSFSIPKGEIFGFLGPSGSGKTTLIKILTAQLKPTGGAARVFNQPAEAMRQSAQKLRFGILTDNSGLYERLSIEENLELYRKLYDLPRSAVDQVLQFVNLSGERKKKVSTLSKGMRQRVLLACAVIHEPELLFLDEPTSALDPVNTAHIYKGLRYLNEKGTTIFITTHDMAEAELLCNRVAILYKGRIQAIGSPKVLKRQHRENVISVELTSGEEHELPLDGETGMRVADWMKQGLIERIETKEPSLGDIFIKMTGSELL; from the coding sequence ATGGAGGTTATTCAGGTAGAGCAGGTACGTAAGACGTTCGGAGCGAAGGATGCGCTGACAGAGGTGTCTTTCAGTATTCCCAAAGGGGAGATCTTCGGGTTCCTCGGTCCGAGCGGCTCGGGCAAAACCACCCTGATCAAGATTCTGACCGCGCAATTAAAGCCGACCGGCGGGGCGGCCAGAGTATTCAATCAGCCGGCGGAGGCGATGCGGCAGTCGGCCCAGAAGCTGCGCTTCGGCATTCTGACGGATAACAGCGGCCTGTACGAACGGTTATCTATAGAAGAGAATCTGGAGCTGTACCGGAAGCTGTACGATCTTCCCCGCTCTGCGGTTGATCAGGTGCTGCAATTCGTCAATCTAAGCGGTGAGCGCAAAAAGAAAGTGAGCACATTGTCCAAAGGGATGCGTCAGCGGGTGCTGCTGGCCTGTGCCGTTATCCATGAGCCGGAGCTGCTGTTCCTGGACGAGCCGACCTCGGCACTTGACCCGGTAAATACAGCACATATCTACAAAGGGCTACGCTATCTGAATGAGAAGGGCACCACCATCTTCATCACCACGCATGATATGGCGGAGGCGGAGCTGCTCTGTAACCGGGTAGCGATTCTGTATAAGGGGCGTATTCAGGCGATCGGCTCGCCGAAGGTGCTGAAGCGGCAGCATCGGGAGAATGTGATCTCTGTGGAGCTGACCAGCGGGGAAGAGCATGAGCTGCCATTGGACGGAGAGACGGGTATGCGGGTTGCAGACTGGATGAAGCAGGGACTCATTGAACGGATAGAGACGAAGGAACCCAGCCTGGGCGATATTTTTATCAAAATGACGGGAAGTGAGCTGCTATGA
- a CDS encoding LytTR family transcriptional regulator DNA-binding domain-containing protein, with translation MQFQAVYEDGELVLPQVEFDLSASPMTGIITDLRRKQLLMDQLSRVPGNYLSWAGQNEYMRLTVEELIAFLIRMSGREERATVLIDYFALKEERKVRIMHLSSSKKVYVTLLRAFFAHQPVLVLEEPYFYLEEQERRQFKRVLDDLSAQKRILLLTANLEDALISCDAIYRLNGSGLHQLDIRDTEEDRQEVQKPDEANITLQKVSTKRQDKVILFDPPEIDYIESVEGSILVHVSGEHYDCALTLTQLEARLLNFGFFRCHRSYIVNLQKVREIITWTKNSYSLRLNTGQDAVVPLSRSKLQELKALLNL, from the coding sequence ATGCAATTTCAAGCGGTATATGAAGACGGCGAACTAGTGCTGCCGCAGGTTGAATTTGATTTGTCCGCCAGTCCAATGACCGGCATTATTACGGATCTGAGGCGCAAGCAGCTGTTGATGGATCAGTTATCCCGTGTCCCCGGCAATTATTTGTCGTGGGCCGGGCAGAATGAATATATGCGTCTGACCGTTGAAGAGCTAATCGCCTTCCTGATCAGAATGTCGGGGCGGGAGGAGCGCGCTACTGTATTAATCGATTATTTTGCGCTGAAAGAGGAACGCAAGGTTAGAATCATGCATCTCAGCTCTTCCAAAAAGGTGTATGTCACCCTGCTGCGGGCTTTTTTTGCGCATCAGCCTGTACTTGTCCTGGAAGAGCCTTATTTCTACCTGGAGGAGCAGGAGCGCCGTCAGTTCAAGCGGGTTCTGGATGACCTGTCTGCGCAGAAACGGATTCTCCTTCTGACCGCCAACCTGGAGGATGCCTTGATCTCCTGCGATGCCATTTACAGGCTGAACGGCTCCGGGCTTCACCAACTGGATATCCGGGATACGGAGGAGGACCGGCAGGAGGTGCAGAAGCCGGATGAGGCGAATATCACCTTGCAAAAGGTCTCGACCAAACGGCAGGACAAAGTGATCTTATTCGATCCGCCGGAGATTGATTATATTGAGAGTGTGGAGGGCTCCATCCTGGTCCATGTCAGCGGGGAGCATTATGACTGTGCCCTGACGCTGACCCAGCTTGAAGCGCGGCTGCTGAATTTCGGGTTCTTCCGGTGCCACCGCTCCTACATCGTCAATCTGCAAAAGGTACGGGAGATCATTACCTGGACGAAGAACAGCTACAGCCTGCGGCTGAACACGGGGCAGGATGCCGTTGTTCCGTTATCGCGCTCGAAATTGCAGGAGCTCAAGGCGCTGCTGAACCTGTAA
- a CDS encoding class I SAM-dependent methyltransferase, with translation MLTQLLPLLHKPALWQRSSEPFWDDDHISEKMLEAHLHPDWEAASRRHGDIDRSVLWLSGLIPPGSSILDLGCGPGLYTKRLAELGYDVTGLDFSRRSIAYAQEHDRQSQYLYKNYLELDYTEAFDMITLIYCDYGALTLSERYTLLGKVHQALKPGRQS, from the coding sequence GTGCTCACCCAACTATTGCCCCTTCTTCACAAACCCGCGCTCTGGCAGCGCAGCAGCGAGCCGTTCTGGGATGACGACCACATCTCGGAAAAGATGCTGGAAGCCCATCTGCATCCAGACTGGGAAGCAGCAAGCCGCAGGCACGGGGATATTGACCGTTCCGTACTGTGGCTCAGCGGTCTGATTCCGCCCGGGAGCAGCATCCTTGACCTTGGCTGTGGCCCGGGACTCTATACGAAGCGTCTTGCCGAGCTGGGGTATGACGTAACCGGCCTGGACTTCTCCAGGCGCTCTATCGCCTATGCACAGGAGCATGATAGGCAGAGCCAATACCTGTATAAGAATTATCTGGAGCTGGATTATACCGAAGCCTTCGATATGATTACTTTGATCTATTGTGATTATGGCGCACTTACTCTCAGCGAGCGGTACACCCTGTTAGGCAAGGTTCACCAGGCATTGAAGCCCGGCAGACAGTCATAG
- a CDS encoding glycoside hydrolase family 88 protein: protein MDWKPVIELTLRTTRLNIKRFGEAFPLVSFGDGKYHLTDQTDWTEGFWPGILWLSYEYSKDPDIHAAAVKASDSFQKRMEAQQALEHHDIGFLYSLSAMSRWIAEQDEASRQLALQAADVLMRRWRPAAQIFQAWGPEGDPDNGGRIIIDCLMNLPLLYFAAEQTGDRRYAECATIHAEKSRRFLVRGDDSSYHTFYFNQENGNAVRGGTAQGYQDGSTWTRGQAWGVYGFALAYRYTREERFLETSRRLALHFLEHLPSDYVAYWDFDAPQEAGSPRDSSASAIFVCGVLELLEHLPESHPDRVLLGEAVQRSMDSLVQNYFTAGNLSEEGFLRHGSYSVRGNSAPDDFVIWGDYFFLEALLRLERGVPGYWYGR, encoded by the coding sequence ATGGACTGGAAACCGGTGATTGAACTGACGCTCAGGACCACCCGCCTGAACATTAAGCGTTTTGGGGAGGCTTTTCCGCTTGTAAGCTTTGGTGACGGCAAATATCATCTAACAGACCAGACGGATTGGACGGAAGGCTTCTGGCCGGGAATATTGTGGCTGAGCTACGAATACAGTAAGGACCCGGACATTCATGCCGCTGCGGTCAAGGCGTCAGATTCCTTCCAGAAACGTATGGAGGCACAGCAGGCATTGGAGCATCATGACATTGGTTTCCTCTATTCGCTGTCTGCCATGTCCCGCTGGATTGCCGAACAGGATGAAGCCTCCCGCCAGCTGGCACTGCAGGCAGCGGATGTCCTGATGAGGCGCTGGCGTCCGGCTGCACAGATCTTTCAGGCCTGGGGACCGGAAGGAGATCCGGATAACGGCGGACGGATCATTATTGACTGCCTGATGAACCTGCCGCTGCTCTACTTTGCCGCCGAGCAGACCGGGGACAGACGCTATGCCGAATGTGCAACCATCCATGCGGAGAAGAGCCGCCGGTTCCTGGTCAGAGGCGATGATTCTTCCTATCATACGTTTTATTTTAACCAGGAGAACGGAAATGCCGTCCGCGGGGGAACCGCACAAGGCTATCAGGACGGATCGACCTGGACACGGGGCCAGGCCTGGGGCGTTTACGGCTTTGCCTTAGCTTACCGTTATACTCGGGAGGAACGTTTTCTTGAAACCTCAAGAAGACTGGCCCTTCATTTCCTGGAGCATCTCCCGTCTGACTATGTGGCCTACTGGGATTTTGACGCTCCGCAGGAGGCGGGGTCTCCGCGCGACAGCTCGGCTTCAGCCATCTTTGTGTGCGGTGTCCTGGAATTGCTGGAGCATCTGCCGGAGAGTCATCCGGATCGCGTCTTGCTGGGTGAAGCGGTACAGAGGTCTATGGATTCCCTGGTCCAGAATTACTTTACCGCAGGCAATCTCTCAGAGGAAGGCTTCCTCCGCCACGGTTCTTATTCGGTCAGAGGAAATTCCGCGCCTGATGATTTCGTAATTTGGGGCGATTATTTCTTCCTGGAAGCGCTGCTCCGTCTGGAGCGGGGAGTACCGGGGTACTGGTACGGGCGTTAA
- a CDS encoding AraC family transcriptional regulator encodes MNRNDSPPQELGPGLFMNYKSEDAEAHWFHAHRGIEMLYIYSGHGEIMAENETYPIRDHTLVWFQPYQLHRVQVPQEQGRSYLRTNLTFDPGFMEHYLSAFPHMDKFFRSMWKGSLLRPVMYDMQNTRIPELLEELHQYMSSSAGDTEEQAGFLLLQLIRLLQQHMSGVLAEAPQLQSRGGSHVGRITEWLDAHYREPFSLEALAASMHLSPYHISHVFKQYAGITLTGYIVQRRVREACILLANTGKSVGEIAMEVGGLSPSYFSQMFKKLKGISPEKYRESIR; translated from the coding sequence ATGAACAGGAACGATTCTCCGCCTCAGGAGCTGGGCCCCGGTTTGTTTATGAATTATAAGAGCGAAGATGCGGAAGCTCACTGGTTTCACGCGCACAGGGGAATTGAAATGCTGTATATCTACAGCGGTCACGGCGAAATTATGGCCGAGAACGAGACCTACCCGATCCGTGATCATACGCTGGTCTGGTTTCAGCCCTATCAGCTGCACCGTGTGCAGGTTCCGCAGGAACAAGGCCGTTCCTATCTGCGGACCAACCTTACCTTCGACCCCGGTTTTATGGAGCATTATCTGTCCGCTTTTCCGCATATGGACAAGTTCTTCCGCAGCATGTGGAAGGGCAGCCTGCTGAGGCCGGTGATGTATGATATGCAGAACACCCGCATCCCTGAGCTGCTGGAGGAATTACATCAATATATGAGCAGCTCTGCCGGGGACACAGAAGAGCAGGCCGGGTTTCTGCTGCTTCAGCTGATCCGGCTGCTTCAGCAGCACATGTCCGGTGTACTGGCCGAAGCCCCCCAGCTCCAGTCACGCGGGGGATCACATGTCGGGCGGATTACCGAATGGCTGGACGCGCATTACAGGGAGCCCTTCAGTCTGGAAGCACTCGCCGCCAGCATGCATCTGTCCCCTTACCACATCTCCCATGTCTTCAAGCAGTATGCCGGCATTACCCTCACCGGCTATATTGTGCAGCGGCGGGTCCGTGAAGCCTGCATCCTGCTTGCCAATACGGGCAAGTCCGTCGGAGAAATCGCCATGGAGGTCGGCGGCCTCTCCCCCTCCTACTTCAGCCAGATGTTCAAGAAGCTTAAAGGGATCTCCCCGGAGAAGTACAGAGAGAGTATACGTTGA